Genomic DNA from Archangium lipolyticum:
CGCGCCGTTCGCCTCGTAGATGAGGTCCAGACCGCCGGGCTTCGCCAGGAGGTAGCGGTAGGGATTGCCCGTGCAACCCTGGTTGATGGCGGCGTCCGGGCGGATGGCGAGTTGCACGGTGAAGCCCCGCACGAGCGCCCCGACACCGGGAACGGTGCTGGAGGGGTCGGTCAGGTTCACGGTGGCGGCGCCTCCGCCGGCGAGCACCAGGGCCTTGCCCTTGCCGTGCGGCTCCCACAAGGAGCCCGAGGGCGGCTGCGTCACGTCGTTCTTCTCGGAGATCTGCGCCGCGCCCACGAGCGAGCCCGTGTAGAAGCGGCCCGAGCCATCGGGCGTGCGCGTCAGGTCATACGTTCCTCCCCGGGTGACCATCTCATTCATGGGCAGGAAGAGCAGCTGGTAGGGATTGAGCAGCTCGCCCAGGTCGACCTCGTTGTAGTCCGCCGTGTTGCTGCCGAAGAGCGCGAGCACGTCGTGCGTCTTGGTGACGGGGAGGAAGCGGGTCTCGTTGCTCGAGCCCGGCGGGAAGTTCTGGGCGGGAGCGCGCTCCTGCTCGAAGTTCCACATGGGGCCCGAGTAGAAGAGGTGCGCGATGTCCTGCCGGTCGGTGTTGATGCTCCCGTCGATGTGATGGGCGATCCACCCCGTGTCCGCGCCAATCAGGCTCATCGCCTCGCGACGCCCGCCCGCGGCCCCGGTGAAGCCGACGGCGGCATAGAGGACGTTGCGGCCCTCGTGGTCCACCCAGGGATAGGCGGCACGGATCAGGTTGCCGCCCGCCACGGTGTCACCGAAGTCCTCGCCCGTGGCCGCCTTCATCCGCTGCCAGGCCATCGGGTAGCGCTTGAGGCCCGGGTTGGGGTCGTTGAACATCATGGACAGGGGCCGGGGATCGCTCCAACCCGTGGCGGCGCAGGGGGTGGGGTTGTAGCTGTACATCAGGTGATCGATGGCGCCGTCGTTGCGGGGGCCGCCCTGGAAGAGGAACAGCCGCCCGTCGGAGGTCATCGTCGGCTCGATGCCCATGATGGGGGCACCCGAGACGGTCTTCAGCTCTTCCAGCGTCCCCGTGGAGAACGAGGCGATCTCCGCCTGGGCGGTGAAGGGCTGGCTGACCCGGACATCCGCGGTGCGGCGGCGGAAGCGGTTCGGGCCGTTGAACATCATCGAGTCGAAGATGAAGGGCTGGTAGACGGCGACGCCGCTGCTGAGCGTGTAGGGCTGCGCCGGGTTCGTGAAGCAGAAGGTCAGCGCGTTCTCCCCGTTCTTCACCTGGAGGGTCTTTCCGGGGGAGAAGGCGCTCGAGAAGCCCGGCTTCCCCTCGGCGTCGTAGGTCACCGCCTCGGGCCGGAACACCCGGGCCCTCCAGGTGGTGGTCGTCGTCGCGTGATCCTCCCCCACGTTGCCGATGAAGATCCGGCCATCAATGGTCGAGGCGTGGCCGTTGGAGCCGAAGGGCGTCGAGATGCGCGTATTCACCAGCGAGGGCCGCGTCGCCGCGGCGGCCTCCGTCGCGGACAGGACGAGCCCGAGCAGGGGCACGAGGAAGCGCGACAGCGAGCGCGGAGGGGGCCAGGTACGGACGGGTGGGACCATGCGGGGCTCCTTGTCTTTGGAAAAGCCGCTATAGCAGTTTTCCAAGACTAAAAGGAGTCACCTCCGCGAGGCGGGACGCCTCGCCGCGGACCACCCATGATCCGTCAGAGGCGGGTGCCGCAGTACTTGCAGTGCACCGCGTCCACGTCATGGCCCTCGGCGCCACAACCGGGACAGGCCTCGGGGTTGAGGCCCTTCCGGCTGGCCGCCGCGAGCTCCACCGACACGATGCCCGTGGGGACCGCGAGGACTCCGTAGCCCAGGATCATCAGCACCGACGCGATGAATTGCCCGGGGACGGTCTTGGGAGTGATGTCGCCGAAACCCACCGTCGTCATGGTGACGATGGCCCAGTACATCCCGCGCGGGATGCTGTCGAAGCCGTTCTTCTCGCCCTCCACCATGTACATCACCGAGCCCATGATGACGACCGTGCTCAGCACCGCGCCGAGGAAGACGGTGATCTTCGGACGGCTCGCGCGCAGGGCGGTGAGGAGCACCTCCGCCTGCCCGAGGAAGCTCACCAGCTTGAGCACGCGGAAGACGCGCAACAGGCGGAGCACGCGGACCACCAGCAGCGACTGGGCCCCGGGCAGCAGCAGGCTCAGGTAGGTGGGCAGGATGGC
This window encodes:
- a CDS encoding LamG domain-containing protein, whose amino-acid sequence is MVPPVRTWPPPRSLSRFLVPLLGLVLSATEAAAATRPSLVNTRISTPFGSNGHASTIDGRIFIGNVGEDHATTTTTWRARVFRPEAVTYDAEGKPGFSSAFSPGKTLQVKNGENALTFCFTNPAQPYTLSSGVAVYQPFIFDSMMFNGPNRFRRRTADVRVSQPFTAQAEIASFSTGTLEELKTVSGAPIMGIEPTMTSDGRLFLFQGGPRNDGAIDHLMYSYNPTPCAATGWSDPRPLSMMFNDPNPGLKRYPMAWQRMKAATGEDFGDTVAGGNLIRAAYPWVDHEGRNVLYAAVGFTGAAGGRREAMSLIGADTGWIAHHIDGSINTDRQDIAHLFYSGPMWNFEQERAPAQNFPPGSSNETRFLPVTKTHDVLALFGSNTADYNEVDLGELLNPYQLLFLPMNEMVTRGGTYDLTRTPDGSGRFYTGSLVGAAQISEKNDVTQPPSGSLWEPHGKGKALVLAGGGAATVNLTDPSSTVPGVGALVRGFTVQLAIRPDAAINQGCTGNPYRYLLAKPGGLDLIYEANGAVHMSFVINGQRVRLGFSQPLPKGVWTHLAYTWDGVTGQFGEYINGKATGRALPTAPGSFRLGTGSLFIGAGSNLDTQSCPATGEGSFKGAIDEVRFFTNARSNRSICLTTMGADCKEAAIQEEPTGGQFVMNQQHPACNSVSALGSQACAVSMHRVCAQRGADDALSSASNFYETLQQVIGNRPPISLLGVPASATSTEVNVACAPIQHQSLGVTFEELARRHSGCTDERFSQSTDCSAAAHRWCQGLGWTTGQIFEMTSRPWVGCFNSGLMQDVPRSVLGPASNAGNLTSAESRLEVSKWCQSRGYGAGVLQEVPSTTTVHVHCFKPAVTQTWKFVP
- a CDS encoding ion transporter translates to MTHPSEQSPPAGARARLHEVIFESHTPAGKAFDVALLCAILLSVLAVMLESVAPIRERYGEAIRFVEWVFTILFTVEYGLRLLSVRRPLLYVSSFFGLVDLLAILPTYLSLLLPGAQSLLVVRVLRLLRVFRVLKLVSFLGQAEVLLTALRASRPKITVFLGAVLSTVVIMGSVMYMVEGEKNGFDSIPRGMYWAIVTMTTVGFGDITPKTVPGQFIASVLMILGYGVLAVPTGIVSVELAAASRKGLNPEACPGCGAEGHDVDAVHCKYCGTRL